The Oceanispirochaeta sp. genomic sequence ATATTTCCGGAATGAATAAAAGTTTGAGATCTTTTTACAAAGAAGTTGTTTTTGACTACATGGACGCAGGATGTATAAATATAGATTCTAGATGTTTAAATAGAGACTCCAAAGAAAGCAATGATATAATAACTTACAGCGTAATAAATATGCTATCTAAAAAGAAGTTTTTTCTTTTGTGCAATAGTAAAAAAAAGGAATTTTAAATGGCATCCAGAAGAATGATAAACAAAAACATAATAGATTCTGACGCTTTCCTTGACATGCCTCAGACAACTCAGAACCTATATTTTCATCTTAACATGAGGGCAGATGATGACGGGTTTCTTGATAAACCTAAAAACGGAATGAGGTCAATATCATCAAACCAGAACGACCTTGAAATATTGCTTGCCAAAAGATATCTAATGGCATTTGCCTCCGGCGTTATTGTCATAAAACACTGGAAGCTCCATAACTCAATCAGGAAAGATAGGTATAAACCGACAATGTACCAAGAAGAGTTGAAAACATTGATAGAAAAAGATAACGGTTCATATACAGAAGCATTTAAAGCGTTGCAACAGAATGAAATAGATCAATGGCAACCAAATGACAACCAAATGGCAACCAATGGTACGCATAGGTTAGTCCAGTCTAGTCCAGTTGAGTCCAGTAAAGCTAAGGTTATAAAAGAAAAAAAGATAAAAAAAGAAATCAACACTTCCCCTTTCCAGAGCTACGACCCAAATGAAGACAAACGCATAGAAGAATCAACTTCATATAAAATCGATCAGGCAATAGCGTATTGGAATACAATGGACGGGCTACAAAAAACAAAAAGATTGACTGCGAACATAGACGTGAGACTGAGAACAAATATTATAGCTTCTGTAAAACTGTACTCCCTCGATGAGATAATAAACTCCATGGATAATTATCTTACTGTTCTTTCAAATCCACAAACCTACAAACCGAGTGCAGTATACGGCGATGTATTCGGATTCTTATCTTCTGGAATTGATAAATACTGGGACGAATCAAAACCACTCAGGAACATGAAGATTGAAAAGGTCCAGGAGTTTAGATCAGATACAATTCAAAAGAAGCAGGATGAATATTGTCATTGTGGAGCAAAGAAGGTTAACGGGATATGTCCAGAGTGTGAAGCAGTGACAGGAGAAGAAGCCCGGGAAGCATTTTCAAAGATGAAGTTTGGATCTTATGCTTCTGGGTCTGATAGTGAGTCTGATAGTGAGAGTACCAATGAGTCCGTGAATATAGTTGGTGGTGAAAATGAGTGATACAGAATCAGCCTTTGTCTGTGCTGTCATGCACGATCAGAATATTCTATACCGTGTAGCAATCAAGCCGGATGACCTACAAAACATAAGTTGTCGAAAAGTCTTAAAAGCCTGTTATGAAATATCAGCTACTAATTCAACTCCGGACTTTGTGGCAGTAGCCAACCACCTGAGGGGTGATGTAAATCCTGCTGAGATCGGTGAGATCTATGAGAGCGGGGCAACTCATATCAACTGGGAATTCTATGCAAATAAGCTGAAACATGAAATCATGAATCGTAAGCTCATGAACGTCGCTCCATATCTTGCTGAACTTATGAGGGCAGGAGAAGAACCACAGGAAGTGATTTCAAAGACTTCTGAGTTTCTTGATAAAATCAAGATAGGGTTCAATGATTACAGGATTATCAAGTTTAGCGAGATGCTACCGGATTGGTTTAATGAGCTTGAGGAAAGAATAGCGAGTAAGAAAATTGGAGTAACCGGAATACCCTCAGGGATGAGTACTCTTGATTAACTGACAGGAGGGTTCCAGAACAAACTTCTCTACTATATCGGGGGGAGACCTTCGGATGGAAAGTCTGCAGCATTGAATGGATTCGCTCTTTCTGCTGTTAAGTCTGGATACCGTCCAGGGATCATAACAGTTGAATCATCTGCTAATGAGATTCTTTCCAGAACGGCTTCATCTGCATCAGGGGTGCCACTGACAAAGATTAAGGCCGGGACCCTAACACCAGCACAGATTTCATACTTGATTGAATCAGGGACAGAGCTTAATGATATCGATCCAGTTGTCTACGATGAGCCTAATGCAACACTCCAAACTGTTTGTACTCAGGCAAGGCGAATGGTTTCAGTCTATGGGTGTAAGATCCTGTTTATCGATTATGTCCAGCAGATAACGCCAGACGTCAAGGGAGTTGTCAGAAACGAACAGATAGCAGATATCAGTAAGGCTTTAAAATCCCTTGCTAGATCCCTAGACGTTCCAATAGTGTCGGCTGCACAGCTCAGAAGGCCAAAGGACGCAGGAA encodes the following:
- a CDS encoding DnaB-like helicase N-terminal domain-containing protein yields the protein MSDTESAFVCAVMHDQNILYRVAIKPDDLQNISCRKVLKACYEISATNSTPDFVAVANHLRGDVNPAEIGEIYESGATHINWEFYANKLKHEIMNRKLMNVAPYLAELMRAGEEPQEVISKTSEFLDKIKIGFNDYRIIKFSEMLPDWFNELEERIASKKIGVTGIPSGMSTLD
- a CDS encoding DnaB-like helicase C-terminal domain-containing protein, encoding MTGGFQNKLLYYIGGRPSDGKSAALNGFALSAVKSGYRPGIITVESSANEILSRTASSASGVPLTKIKAGTLTPAQISYLIESGTELNDIDPVVYDEPNATLQTVCTQARRMVSVYGCKILFIDYVQQITPDVKGVVRNEQIADISKALKSLARSLDVPIVSAAQLRRPKDAGKHNRPIIDDFGDSSQLEKDADGAGLLHHGIDSDSGNAYSFLHWDKNRDGDTKSIPVFFNKEIVRFEEKNV